The proteins below are encoded in one region of Synchiropus splendidus isolate RoL2022-P1 chromosome 13, RoL_Sspl_1.0, whole genome shotgun sequence:
- the elovl1a gene encoding elongation of very long chain fatty acids protein 1a: MLRQAVSSILEFHNYLLLRTDARVRDYPLMQSPVEMTCILMFYVFFSVYAGPRLMANRKPFQLNTVMIFYNLSMVLLNAFIVYEFLMSGWATTFTWRCDLIDYSSSPQALRMIHVGWLFYFSKYIELLDTVFFVLRKKQNQITFLHVFHHSFMPWTWWWGITLTPAGGMGSFHAMVNATVHVIMYFYYGLSAAGPRFQKYLWWKKYMTAIQLTQFILVSVHISQYYFMEKCDYQVPLWIHMIWMYGAFFFLLFSNFWVQAYIKGRRLPATDLTKNGSATEPVHVVANGKHQENGHIPQHQHSNGKIIAGKVKEI; this comes from the exons ATGCTGCGCCAAGCTGTGTCAAGCATTTTAGAATTCCACAATTATCTACTATTGCGGACTG ATGCCAGGGTGAGGGACTACCCACTGATGCAAAGTCCTGTAGAGATGACCTGCATCCTTATGTTTTACGTCTTCTTCTCCGTGTATGCCGGTCCTCGGCTGATGGCCAACCGAAAACCATTCCAACTGAACACTGTGATGATTTTCTATAACCTCAGCATGGTTTTATTAAATGCCTTCATTGTCTATGAG TTTCTGATGTCTGGATGGGCCACGACCTTTACATGGAGATGTGACCTTATTGACTACTCCTCAAGCCCACAGGCACTTCGG ATGATTCATGTAGGATGGTTGTTTTActtctcaaaatacattgaactCCTGGACACG GTTTTCTTTGTCCTGAGGAAAAAACAGAACCAGATCACcttccttcatgttttccatcacTCCTTCATGCCCTGGACATGGTGGTGGGGCATCACCCTCACTCCAG CTGGAGGGATGGGCTCCTTCCACGCCATGGTGAACGCTACCGTCCACGTCATCATGTACTTTTACTACGGACTGTCTGCGGCTGGACCTCGCTTTCAAAAGTACCTGTGGTGGAAGAAGTACATGACTGCCATCCAACTG ACGCAGTTCATCCTGGTCTCTGTCCACATCAGCCAGTACTACTTCATGGAAAAGTGTGACTACCAAGTCCCGTTGTGGATCCACATGATCTGGATGTACGGCgccttcttcttcctgctgttttCCAATTTCTGGGTGCAGGCCTACATTAAGGGACGGCGGCTCCCTGCGACAGACTTGACAAAGAATGGGAGTGCCACCGAACCTGTTCATGTGGTGGCTAATGGGAAGCACCAGGAGAACGGGCACATACCGCAGCACCAACACAGTAACGGAAAAATCATCGCGGGGAAAGTAAAGGAAATCTAA